In Sediminitomix flava, a single genomic region encodes these proteins:
- a CDS encoding toxin-antitoxin system YwqK family antitoxin, producing MRFIITTTLFFLLTISNTYAKGLQDNPIKTKEIKTYSDLNQAILKEKYIIIDSPDSIKHGAYLRFYPDSNFNNVEVKAFFQNGKLEKEYIEYYENGQARISKFYKDGLEEGEFASYFFDGRVKAKGFYIKGQLEGELKRYYPDGSVNAEVSMKNGKRHGSFKEYYPNGNIMSVYQMENDLREGPVEAFDRDGKIIQQGHYHHDLMDGEFITFYLSDTIKTKSQFKAGQLEGITQSFYENGALKEETPYQNGKEEGVRKTYYSDGTLQSETNFEAGKNTNNYKIYYQNKQIKQEVVTIPSGKGYFKEYTEDGTLIREAETLNGQLHGISKGYFTNGNKEYIFRYSNNLKEGKSETFYPSGILKSVIVYSNKERDQQIKEFYENEKLKSESFIKYKREEGIWKSYHPTGAIKEETKFTKGQIVEPKKYYYESGNLKTLEPYLRKRIHGLVVNYFDEKGGQIKSTITYDKGKIYGAAKYYYPNQQIRKEGRLYLLKKLGEWKYYDEEGNLTKVEKYNKGELIESKDMPPIEE from the coding sequence ATGAGATTTATAATTACGACCACACTTTTTTTTCTACTCACAATATCAAACACTTATGCCAAAGGGCTTCAAGATAATCCAATTAAAACCAAAGAAATCAAGACCTATTCTGATCTTAACCAAGCAATCTTAAAAGAAAAATATATCATAATAGATTCTCCCGATTCTATAAAACATGGAGCATATCTTAGGTTTTACCCAGATTCAAACTTCAATAACGTTGAAGTAAAAGCCTTTTTTCAGAACGGAAAATTAGAAAAGGAATACATTGAATATTACGAAAATGGACAAGCACGTATTTCTAAATTTTATAAAGACGGACTTGAAGAGGGAGAATTCGCAAGCTATTTCTTTGACGGAAGAGTAAAAGCAAAAGGTTTTTATATCAAAGGTCAATTAGAAGGTGAGCTTAAAAGGTATTACCCTGACGGCAGTGTTAATGCTGAAGTGAGCATGAAAAATGGAAAACGACATGGTAGTTTCAAGGAATATTACCCGAATGGAAATATCATGAGTGTTTACCAAATGGAAAACGACCTAAGAGAAGGACCTGTTGAAGCTTTTGATCGAGATGGTAAAATTATACAGCAAGGTCACTATCACCATGACTTAATGGATGGTGAGTTCATTACTTTTTACCTCAGTGACACCATTAAAACCAAAAGTCAATTTAAAGCAGGTCAACTAGAAGGGATTACTCAGTCTTTTTATGAAAATGGCGCTTTAAAAGAAGAAACTCCTTATCAAAACGGAAAAGAGGAAGGAGTTAGAAAGACGTACTATTCTGATGGAACGCTTCAATCTGAAACAAATTTTGAAGCGGGAAAAAACACCAATAATTACAAAATCTATTATCAGAATAAGCAAATTAAACAGGAGGTTGTAACAATCCCATCTGGGAAAGGATACTTTAAAGAATACACCGAAGATGGTACCCTCATTCGTGAAGCAGAGACATTAAATGGTCAACTTCATGGCATTTCAAAAGGTTATTTCACCAATGGAAACAAAGAATACATTTTCAGATATTCCAACAATCTAAAAGAAGGAAAATCAGAAACCTTCTATCCTTCTGGAATTTTAAAATCTGTAATTGTTTACAGCAATAAAGAACGCGATCAACAGATTAAAGAGTTTTATGAAAATGAAAAACTGAAAAGTGAGTCATTCATAAAATATAAAAGAGAAGAAGGCATTTGGAAAAGCTATCACCCAACTGGCGCAATCAAAGAAGAAACCAAATTTACGAAAGGACAGATCGTAGAACCTAAGAAATATTATTATGAAAGTGGTAATCTTAAAACTCTAGAGCCTTATCTGAGAAAAAGGATTCATGGACTTGTCGTTAATTATTTTGATGAAAAAGGTGGACAGATCAAGTCGACAATAACTTACGACAAGGGTAAAATTTACGGCGCAGCCAAATATTATTATCCTAATCAACAAATACGAAAAGAAGGAAGACTTTACCTTTTGAAGAAGTTAGGAGAATGGAAGTACTATGATGAGGAAGGCAATTTGACCAAAGTTGAAAAATACAACAAAGGTGAGCTAATCGAATCCAAAGACATGCCTCCTATTGAAGAATAA